One window from the genome of Grus americana isolate bGruAme1 chromosome 2, bGruAme1.mat, whole genome shotgun sequence encodes:
- the NRBP2 gene encoding nuclear receptor-binding protein 2 isoform X2, with the protein MAVPEPDARLAQEKEEESEEESEILEESPCGRWQKRREQVNQGNMPGIQSTFLAMDTEEGVEVVWNELLFTDKKAFKAHEEKIKTMFEQLVLVDHPNIVKLHKYWLDVKDSKARVIFITEYVSSGSLKQFLKKTKKNHKAMNARAWKRWCTQILSALSFLHSCEPPIIHGNLTSDTIFIQHNGLIKIGSVWHRVFANALPDDLRSPIRIEREELRNLHFFPPEYGQKADGTAVDIFSFGMCALEMAVLEIQTNGDTRVSEEAIVRARHSLDDPNMREFILSCLTLNPDKRPTANNLLFHRVLFEVHSLKLLAAHCFINNQYLMPENVVEEKIKELDLNMVMAEIRREGRPGAQWRYSEVSFLELDKFLEDVRNGIYPLMNFAVSRPHALPRALSQPQEDPQKAKTPTPEPFDVETRKVVQMQCNMELNEDKTQWHLTLLLILEDKLHRQLSYDLLPTDNSKDLATELVHYGFIHEDDCEKLANFLENAFHKYRSPPL; encoded by the exons GTGAATCAGGGGAACATGCCGGGCATCCAGAGCACCTTCCTTGCCATGGACACGGAGGAGGGCGTGGAGGTGGTATGGAATGAGCTGCTCTTTACCGACAAGAAGGCCTTTAAAGCACACGAG GAGAAGATCAAGACCATGTTTGAGCAGCTGGTGCTTGTAGATCACCCCAACATTGTAAAGCTTCACAAATACTGGCTGGATGTGAAAGACTCGAAGGCACGG gTCATCTTCATCACAGAATACGTGTCCTCAGGGAGCCTGAAACAGttcctgaagaaaacaaagaaaaaccacaaGGCCATGAATGCCAGG GCCTGGAAGCGCTGGTGCACTCAGATCCTGTCTGCTCTCAG CTTCCTGCACTCCTGTGAGCCTCCCATCATCCATGGCAACCTCACCAGTGATACCATCTTCATCCAGCACAATGGGCTCATAAAGATTGGTTCAG TCTGGCACAGGGTGTTTGCAAATG CCCTCCCGGATGACCTGCGAAGCCCCATCAGGATTGAGAGGGAAGAGCTACGCaacttgcatttctttccccCGGAATACGGCC AAAAGGCTGACGGGACTGCTGTGGACATCTTCTCCTTTGGGATGTGTGCACTGGAG ATGGCGGTGCTGGAGATCCAGACTAACGGGGACACGCGGGTCTCAGAGGAGGCAATCGTGCGGGCACGACATTCTCTGGACGATCCCAACATGCGG GAGTTCATTCTGTCGTGCTTGACCCTCAACCCAGACAAACGACCAACGGCCAACAACCTGCTTTTCCACCGGGTGCTCTTTGAGGTCCATTCCCTcaagctgctggcagcacacTGCTTCATCAACAACCAGT ATCTGATGCCAGAGAATGTGGTGGAGGAGAAGATAAAGGAACTGGACCTGAACATGGTGATGGCAGAGATACGGAGAGAGGGTCGGCCTGGAGCACAGTGGAG GTACTCAGAGGTCTCCTTCCTTGAACTTGACAAATTCTTAGAAGACGTCAG GAATGGGATTTATCCCCTGATGAACTTCGCTGTTTCCAGACCCCACGCCCTCCCACGTGCActctcccagccccaggaggaCCCTCAGAAAGCCAAGACTCCCACCCCTGAGCCCTTTGATGTGGAGACCAGGAAG GTGGTGCAAATGCAATGTAACATGGAGCTCAACGAAGACAAGACCCAGTGGCAT cttACTCTTCTGCTGATCCTGGAGGACAAATTGCATCGACAGCTGAGCTACGACTTGCTGCCCA CTGATAACTCCAAGGACTTGGCCACAGAGCTGGTGCATTATGGATTCATCCACGAG gaCGACTGTGAAAAGCTGGCTAACTTCCTGGAAAATGCCTTCCACAAATACCGGTCTCCTCCCTTGTGA
- the NRBP2 gene encoding nuclear receptor-binding protein 2 isoform X3 → MAVPEPDARLAQEKEEESEEESEILEESPCGRWQKRREQVNQGNMPGIQSTFLAMDTEEGVEVVWNELLFTDKKAFKAHEEKIKTMFEQLVLVDHPNIVKLHKYWLDVKDSKARVIFITEYVSSGSLKQFLKKTKKNHKAMNARAWKRWCTQILSALSFLHSCEPPIIHGNLTSDTIFIQHNGLIKIGSVWHRVFANALPDDLRSPIRIEREELRNLHFFPPEYGQKADGTAVDIFSFGMCALEMAVLEIQTNGDTRVSEEAIVRARHSLDDPNMREFILSCLTLNPDKRPTANNLLFHRVLFEVHSLKLLAAHCFINNQYLMPENVVEEKIKELDLNMVMAEIRREGRPGAQWRYSEVSFLELDKFLEDVRNGIYPLMNFAVSRPHALPRALSQPQEDPQKAKTPTPEPFDVETRKVVQMQCNMELNEDKTQWHLTLLLILEDKLHRQLSYDLLPTDNSKDLATELVHYGFIHEEIISF, encoded by the exons GTGAATCAGGGGAACATGCCGGGCATCCAGAGCACCTTCCTTGCCATGGACACGGAGGAGGGCGTGGAGGTGGTATGGAATGAGCTGCTCTTTACCGACAAGAAGGCCTTTAAAGCACACGAG GAGAAGATCAAGACCATGTTTGAGCAGCTGGTGCTTGTAGATCACCCCAACATTGTAAAGCTTCACAAATACTGGCTGGATGTGAAAGACTCGAAGGCACGG gTCATCTTCATCACAGAATACGTGTCCTCAGGGAGCCTGAAACAGttcctgaagaaaacaaagaaaaaccacaaGGCCATGAATGCCAGG GCCTGGAAGCGCTGGTGCACTCAGATCCTGTCTGCTCTCAG CTTCCTGCACTCCTGTGAGCCTCCCATCATCCATGGCAACCTCACCAGTGATACCATCTTCATCCAGCACAATGGGCTCATAAAGATTGGTTCAG TCTGGCACAGGGTGTTTGCAAATG CCCTCCCGGATGACCTGCGAAGCCCCATCAGGATTGAGAGGGAAGAGCTACGCaacttgcatttctttccccCGGAATACGGCC AAAAGGCTGACGGGACTGCTGTGGACATCTTCTCCTTTGGGATGTGTGCACTGGAG ATGGCGGTGCTGGAGATCCAGACTAACGGGGACACGCGGGTCTCAGAGGAGGCAATCGTGCGGGCACGACATTCTCTGGACGATCCCAACATGCGG GAGTTCATTCTGTCGTGCTTGACCCTCAACCCAGACAAACGACCAACGGCCAACAACCTGCTTTTCCACCGGGTGCTCTTTGAGGTCCATTCCCTcaagctgctggcagcacacTGCTTCATCAACAACCAGT ATCTGATGCCAGAGAATGTGGTGGAGGAGAAGATAAAGGAACTGGACCTGAACATGGTGATGGCAGAGATACGGAGAGAGGGTCGGCCTGGAGCACAGTGGAG GTACTCAGAGGTCTCCTTCCTTGAACTTGACAAATTCTTAGAAGACGTCAG GAATGGGATTTATCCCCTGATGAACTTCGCTGTTTCCAGACCCCACGCCCTCCCACGTGCActctcccagccccaggaggaCCCTCAGAAAGCCAAGACTCCCACCCCTGAGCCCTTTGATGTGGAGACCAGGAAG GTGGTGCAAATGCAATGTAACATGGAGCTCAACGAAGACAAGACCCAGTGGCAT cttACTCTTCTGCTGATCCTGGAGGACAAATTGCATCGACAGCTGAGCTACGACTTGCTGCCCA CTGATAACTCCAAGGACTTGGCCACAGAGCTGGTGCATTATGGATTCATCCACGAG GAAATAATCTCCTTTTAA
- the NRBP2 gene encoding nuclear receptor-binding protein 2 isoform X1, whose amino-acid sequence MAVPEPDARLAQEKEEESEEESEILEESPCGRWQKRREQVNQGNMPGIQSTFLAMDTEEGVEVVWNELLFTDKKAFKAHEEKIKTMFEQLVLVDHPNIVKLHKYWLDVKDSKARVIFITEYVSSGSLKQFLKKTKKNHKAMNARAWKRWCTQILSALSFLHSCEPPIIHGNLTSDTIFIQHNGLIKIGSVWHRVFANALPDDLRSPIRIEREELRNLHFFPPEYGQKADGTAVDIFSFGMCALEMAVLEIQTNGDTRVSEEAIVRARHSLDDPNMREFILSCLTLNPDKRPTANNLLFHRVLFEVHSLKLLAAHCFINNQYLMPENVVEEKIKELDLNMVMAEIRREGRPGAQWRYSEVSFLELDKFLEDVRNGIYPLMNFAVSRPHALPRALSQPQEDPQKAKTPTPEPFDVETRKVVQMQCNMELNEDKTQWHLTLLLILEDKLHRQLSYDLLPTDNSKDLATELVHYGFIHEVNKPPATPSHLSRACAVLPSAVPKSV is encoded by the exons GTGAATCAGGGGAACATGCCGGGCATCCAGAGCACCTTCCTTGCCATGGACACGGAGGAGGGCGTGGAGGTGGTATGGAATGAGCTGCTCTTTACCGACAAGAAGGCCTTTAAAGCACACGAG GAGAAGATCAAGACCATGTTTGAGCAGCTGGTGCTTGTAGATCACCCCAACATTGTAAAGCTTCACAAATACTGGCTGGATGTGAAAGACTCGAAGGCACGG gTCATCTTCATCACAGAATACGTGTCCTCAGGGAGCCTGAAACAGttcctgaagaaaacaaagaaaaaccacaaGGCCATGAATGCCAGG GCCTGGAAGCGCTGGTGCACTCAGATCCTGTCTGCTCTCAG CTTCCTGCACTCCTGTGAGCCTCCCATCATCCATGGCAACCTCACCAGTGATACCATCTTCATCCAGCACAATGGGCTCATAAAGATTGGTTCAG TCTGGCACAGGGTGTTTGCAAATG CCCTCCCGGATGACCTGCGAAGCCCCATCAGGATTGAGAGGGAAGAGCTACGCaacttgcatttctttccccCGGAATACGGCC AAAAGGCTGACGGGACTGCTGTGGACATCTTCTCCTTTGGGATGTGTGCACTGGAG ATGGCGGTGCTGGAGATCCAGACTAACGGGGACACGCGGGTCTCAGAGGAGGCAATCGTGCGGGCACGACATTCTCTGGACGATCCCAACATGCGG GAGTTCATTCTGTCGTGCTTGACCCTCAACCCAGACAAACGACCAACGGCCAACAACCTGCTTTTCCACCGGGTGCTCTTTGAGGTCCATTCCCTcaagctgctggcagcacacTGCTTCATCAACAACCAGT ATCTGATGCCAGAGAATGTGGTGGAGGAGAAGATAAAGGAACTGGACCTGAACATGGTGATGGCAGAGATACGGAGAGAGGGTCGGCCTGGAGCACAGTGGAG GTACTCAGAGGTCTCCTTCCTTGAACTTGACAAATTCTTAGAAGACGTCAG GAATGGGATTTATCCCCTGATGAACTTCGCTGTTTCCAGACCCCACGCCCTCCCACGTGCActctcccagccccaggaggaCCCTCAGAAAGCCAAGACTCCCACCCCTGAGCCCTTTGATGTGGAGACCAGGAAG GTGGTGCAAATGCAATGTAACATGGAGCTCAACGAAGACAAGACCCAGTGGCAT cttACTCTTCTGCTGATCCTGGAGGACAAATTGCATCGACAGCTGAGCTACGACTTGCTGCCCA CTGATAACTCCAAGGACTTGGCCACAGAGCTGGTGCATTATGGATTCATCCACGAGGTAAATAAGCCTCCTGCCACTCCTTCTCATCTCAGTCGTGCATGCGCCGTGCTACCGAGTGCCGTCCCCAAATCTGTGTGA